The Apium graveolens cultivar Ventura chromosome 3, ASM990537v1, whole genome shotgun sequence sequence ccgtagcatttcgatcgaaaggctacaaatgggtggttgccgaagcattgacagggtcaaatagttttaatggtgtttccattgaatgaagtatctcgtaacttcatttcctttaaaaatatttcaaagattgaatctattcaagttttaacttgtggtctcatctatgggatgaccttttgaaactcattatactttgaacagtagtagttcaagtagatttctaaaaatggtataagtatagtgaagtattttgtaacttcattttcctttaaacttatatcccgtaagtaattaccttacacttgataaaggattctagtaagttatccatttagatacttgcattattgtttacactatatattatcttgggagctgtaatgctcactcttgcttcatttcttcatcacacaacaacagttaggaaagatggccagactcaagcagacccagcgcaagcgcgtgggaagcgtcccgcgtcttcccgttgatgtcgtagctgctatagctgcagaggtagatctattggtagatcagacattctacttttgggaaccaaatattgtataattataacttatggcagataatggcaattaactgtaaatttatcaagtaatcattttgggttgtaataacttttaaattgtggattcaaggacttgcacttatttcaatttcatctctgagactataacgggttgtggtgtgtgttagtgtggggtcataacataaggttatttattataattaagtgaagtgatattgtggaaagaaagaccgtgacgacccggattcccgaccccggatctgggggtgttacacatacCATAGCCGCAGTCTCAGTGCGAGGGGCGGCGAGACCCGCCGGTACACCCGGGGGTAACCAAGGGGAACAATAACAAGTTACGGAGCAACCCCAACAACTtaatgttcaaaccattcctggggTAGGGACGTTCAACGTGAATGATCTTAAGAGGTTGCTCAACTATCTTGAAGTAGGTAGGGTAATTACGACCGCGCAAGTTCCATCCCCTTTTGCTGCTGTTATGAGGGAAGCGCAGTTGCCTGCAGGATacaggaacacaaccaatgacttgcATTTTCATGTGAACTCCGACCCCGTAGAATTCCTGGGGTGTTTCAACATTGagatggatgtatatcaagtacctgacTTGGCACGATGCCGTCTTCTGGCGGCCACCTTCAGAGAAGGTGCTCAACAATGGTTCCAGAAACTTGGTCCAGGGGTGATCACATCTTGGGAATAGATGAAAACCTTGTTCCTAACTCAGTTCCAGGCTGCAGTAAAGTATACGCCACCGGTTACCATGCTGGCCAATGTGAAACAAAAAGATGGGGAAAGCTTGACCTCATACTTAAAAGGTTCAATGCAGAGTCCACTTTGGTGAGAGGCGCGACTGATGAGACATTGAAAATACTCCTTATAGCCGGTCTGCGCGTGGGAACGGATTTCTGGAAACACTTGCAAGGAAAGGACCCTGTGTCATTAGTTGATGTACTTGTGCAGGTAGAGTCCTTCAAAGCAATTGAACAATTACTCGCCaaaacaaagaaaaatgataATACCCATATCTCCAAGGGGCGAGCTAAGAGGAGAGATAGATTTGTGAGTCTAGATTACCGGCGGAGTGCCCGAAGCCCCAATAGGGTGAATGCTGTGAACACGCAGAGGGAATGAAGTTCACTGTCGACCTATGAAATAAGGGTAAGCAATTACACTCCACTGGTagcatccattgatcatatcttcgagGTGAATAAGGATATAGGAATCTTCAAGAGACCAGACCGTCTGACCTCATGACAGAgtagagaaaagaaaaaatattgtgactaccatgagtctaccggccatgacacccacgagtgtcgtcacctaaaagatgaaattgaagaattgatcaaggCCGGATATTTGGGTGAGTGGATGGATAAGGTGAAGCGACGTAGAGGAAACGATGATAAGGGAAAAGATGAAAGACCTGCGAAGGATGTCGAAAAGACGGCGGAGGTTAAGTTCCAAATGGCTGGAAGTATTCGGGCGATCTTCGGAGGACATCCGTTCATTGGCAATAGCAATCGAGCGTTGGAAAGGAATGCAAGAGAGGCACGACACCCGCCGCTCACCAACATTCATAGCTTGGTAGACAGACCTCCAAAAATATTCAAAGGGGAATCTGCTGATATTACATTCAGGGAAAGAGAATGAAGGTGGGTGCATCACCCCCATAACGATGCGTTGGTGATTACTATGCTTATTGGGGTAATGAACGTGCATCGAGTTTTCTTGGACAATGGGAGCTCTGCTAACATCCTGTACTATAGCACGTATAAAAAATTGGGTTTTCCAGATAGCGACATATATTTTGAAGATGCACACGTCTATGGCTTCACTGGGGAAGCAGTGAGAGTTATGGGGTCGGTTAGGCTTCCAGTCACACTTGGGGAAGGAGCTCTGTCTGTCACTCAAATGACAGACTTCAAAGTACTGGATCAGGACTCTGCGCAAAACGTGCTGGTGGGCAGACCTTGGTTGCGAGCGTTCAGGAtgataacctcgatacatcacttgatgataaagttcccaacACCTAATGGAGTGGGCAGTCTGAAAGGTTCGCAATATGAGTCACAcgactgctatcacaaggctgtTAAAGAGTTTCGCAGGAGGAGATATGAGGGAAAATGTCTTCCATTTGAGGATGTAGAGGACATCCAGACAAAACCAAGTGGAGAGGTTCATGCCCATTATTTGTGGAAGGTCCGGAGGAAGAAGAaactgtaagtcatatgtcatagcctatttgaatatttgggatttgcaacttgtaaaaataatagcatcttcttcttccacatgatataattctctttatcaaattgtggaattttaacggttccaactttatgtgaagtcattatgaatttttgaataaataaaaattcaaggagttgaaaaatcacaaaagtctaggatcttgatttgttcgttaatcagaaggctctgataccaattgttaggtcccaatgtgtttgtagaagggggggttgaatacaaacagtaccgaataatcgaattaaatgcggaataaaaaatatgaaacaaaattcaagttaaataaaaatattattaaacttgaaaggtgttacaacaactgtatcgattacaaggtattaatctcaaatcaattatcacaaatctagaataaattcgacatgaactttttctatttttgcaataattagaatcaaatgctaaacgcgatttgagattaagttctagggattttaatccgctagattgatacacaagagcaagataaagatttctagtggattggatttaactttacaatctagaaatttaatcttgaagtatgtagatgaaaagatgaaatatttcttcttgattttcttttctgccttgtttcttgacttctgtgttcttaataataagttgctgcttctctgcttctttttaaatcaacaaacgaatagaattgacttggcatgacaatcctatagctggcaagactttcggtgagacaattgaatgaactagcaagacaatctgaatgaactagcatgacaatcagaatgaactagcaagacaatcatcctcctagagtaactttcggtgtgacaattgaatatggcctagcatgacaatcggtatgacaatcctgattgtcatgctagttcattttcaattgtcttgctgatttaatgcttgaatttaatccaattaaacttctgaaaattcctagaattaattcagaattaattaatcaattaattcaattaataaataaattattcttcgcagatataatttattttcttaattaaattagatgacttaattaattaatagagaattaattctagtcttgagcagcaaccattcttctgcaaatcttctgaaaatcactgaaaattatgaatcaattccaccacttcaacgttgacactcgatgtactgtctggttcatgagtgactaacttccgtgacgtttcttcatgtcttgactttgacgctttgattttcttcagattaaatccttgtaattaatgatactctgacgagatctctgtcacttgattaaatccacgatcttgatttatatcactgaggcatgatcaacttcttgaacttcttccagtgaattaactcctcaagtctgtagatgaaccttgtttctgaatcctttgacatatattactttgcgagatctctctgacggtcgatccactatttacttattacattcttatttgagttgagttgaatcctcgaatatacaaataggctatgacatatgacttacaatctccccctatttgtttgttagacaataacacacaaatacctagaggataactcaactaacaaataagaaaaagatataaacatacatgcaaagtaaatagtagaaaagttctggactagatttaacattttccagattccaagtagatgttcctctagactgaacatatcttcaagtagttccatcttcatttgtacaaccacatttcctgttgagaagcccatatctcttgcttctcccctatgagaatcaactgattaaagaagatcaccttcgttttaccacctctcccgtacaataggatccgcagataaaaaccaatggtactcccctaacagcttcttcccttactaggaaatcaccttgtgtttaccacctctcccgtacaataggatccgcagataaaaacaacaatggtgtggtgtagtgtacatttttaggatctttttcttcctccctgctatatattcaaacttgttaaagaagggtataaaaactccgatggttattgaaccggaggtaataatagatggtgtggtgactactgaagctagaacctatccaaaagagcctgaagattttactcctgctgagaaggaagaagcctccttggatgccagccttcaattaatattaattgattcccttgatcccttgatgaacagacatgtgatgaactgtaaaaattccaaacacatgtgggaaactattgaggtgattaatgaaggcacagaggaagttagggagaacaagttggaaatcctaacctctgaatatgaacatttcaaatcaaatccaggagaaggaattactgaagtgtttgagaggtacaatgcgttgatcaacaacctgaacatcaatggaaagtattattcaatcagggaggtcaacaaaaagttccttttaacactgccagctcatcttgaacatagaatcactgccattagagaagctagagatctgagtgagatttctttggacaggctctatggagtgttaaaaacctatgagttggagcagattcaacagaaggaagtctacgggaatgagagaatggtcagcacatctactgcacttgtagctgaaggtcaacaacaacaacaatctcaacagttagaaagaatggtacagttttccaagggtgaggaaaatgagttagtagcagaatatgatcctcctactacaaatcaatcaagtgatgatttttattccttggaagagctggagcaattggaagatgaatcaatggcccaaattgtcaagagattctcccatgtcagattcaggaggaatcccaagcttaagtacaagtccaactacaacaaattccagaaaggtggatcttcatcctctaacaccagcagtggtgggtacaaaacagggatggttgatcgaagcaccattagatgctataactgcaatgagttgggacactttgccacagaatgtaggaagccaaagcaagtaagaaagaactctgaaagggcttatctggcaaagggaagaagctgggatgatactgacagtgaagatgaagatgaaggaaatcttgctcttatggctattgatggaaaagcttcatcgtcaagaatagaggtaaaactttctgatgctgaaatggtttatcatctaagaggtaacttagattgtgcacgtcgtgataatgaactgttaagtttacagatcacagaccttgagaaagaggtcaatgaattaagacttgtgcacattaatcaagacaaattaaaagaacaggtatcttttctagagaatagagttgactgttatagaaaactcgaaactattctcaaagacaagatcaccggtcttgagactaaggttagagcctacttcaattcttgttcgaaagctaaagagttctacagtaagcaagctgttaatcaaacatctggaataggttatgattacaatgctgctattggagaattaggcataaactcccctcctcatgtatgtgctaaagggagggaagtaccacatgtgcttaagggtgttgatgaacccctctataaagcatcaattgctgaaccatttgatgcgacctcttctgttattcaagaagaaatacgtgctgaggatcatgcttatgagaagattgtttccaagtcaagtgagtcgaaagttccagtcaaagttgtgaaagcaactgagactaactcagacacacatgagttggataacaataatgccatgtctaccatgcataaattgcctgctgttaatcactctcataaagcatgtggtgttgctaattgtatgtcttgtgcttttaatatgatgtatgcttattttaatggtaagcatgtgtctaatgataagactactcctcgtcagcatgtgaataacatgaagcatgataggtctaagactgctagtccttctaaggctagaaaggagacatttgtgcctaagcttaaacagaaatttgttaaggctgtttacaaggtcaaatgttcagtcattgagaaagttgagacaattaaaattaaaaatgttgttttgcctgacaaaggacaattctacaagtatgccgggcccaaccaagtttgggttccgaagaaggtctaatccatttgtagtgcagggcattaaacaagtataaccggtagtgtggattcttgacagtggatcatcaagacatatgaccggagatagagccctgctatcaaatgtggttgagaaagctggccccatggttacctttggagataacagcaaaggtttatctgagggatatggctgtttgcaagctgggaatgttatcattgtaattttgtatattgtgctaggttattatcaggaagcagtatctaacatatagcaccagtgacgagacttgagaatattacgacatatcagacacctgctgcacattacacttggaattgtactctagtaagatgtgtacaagtgtactcctggttggtaagtcaaaagaggaagtcaatgcaccacagttcatggactttgcagctgtagatctattggactatgaaatttcttcttcacaatctcacttcaggttggtatgaactagtatactgctcaagcaatcgtcaagaacatggtatggcactctaacagaagttataattttatatgaataagtagagtcgtcatattaataactatcttatcactaagcacaatcatattgttttatatgtgcagtggtatattacttatgcaacataacaattagtatctaaagtacttgacaagtatcggtcaatgatatattgttaacattatgttgcagatatatgtaagcttttgacatgaatgagaattacttagactttaccctaagtgatcaatgttttatcaaaaactcattcatattgaaaaacaaaatcaaacttctttctacattagtgatttcttatttcatgtaaaatcttttgaaatcactattgtaaatcattttctctctattaccatatgttctgtgatacaggttcagtctccaatgactttctttcattgacagtcatgaggttgaaaacccacaacgtctatcccagactgtaaagacaaacacaaaaacagaaccaaccaacactctcttaccactaaatgtagtattaatgagcgtgagggagatagtgcctcagtgcaccacataaggaaggttctgtagtcaacccagtagctctgtctcctacatagatgagtagtatttaaaccgagacaactgctagcccccatacatcttctcaaaaagatgtaatggctgaaaaggcacaaaaacagttactagattcattctctcaacagggtgagtctattgaattttgcctgtcggccaaggtatccgatgtagtgtcaccacctcaaatataaacaattcttaatgcacaaggaaaggttacacagacaaaggatgagttgacggaaacaagagtttcgaccattttaaggtcagattcgattgttcaaggttcgttaatggaccaattgcctttacaggtgttaggagaggatactgatccaaaagccatatgtcagtggtcagtgtctacctccccaggcttaaatcccctggatgcatctgcggatagtggatctgacataggcgcagatcggcaacttgttgacaatgattcagatattacctgatgagtcacaaggaaatgtcttcacaggcattagaagggaactgtgatctttatgctaaattctttggatcattgtttaccttcccagaattcaaatctggaaccctaaaagggaaactagcaacttgtaaattatgactcagattcgtctgacgagtttaacaaggatggggatttgtgaactcccattgcaccacctgtgacctcctttaaggatggctaaggtgattttccttgcaggtacagctggattatggagctatgagaggagtgatacacttgtgagaatgagtgtaaacacgagtggagagaagagtgaaacacatgtgaggtacactaaacagaatcacacactcacagtgaggtagaaagagaaactacttgttatttcttttccaaccaagtgaaatatgagaactccttcagacgacggcatacattccttctttaagggggagataaaagcttaagtaatagtttggaggattcctcaactaagggggagaaatagcagggaggaagaaaaagatcctaaaaatgtacactacaccacaccattgttgtttttatctgcggatcctattgtacgggagaggtggtaaacacaaggtgatttcctagtaagggaagaagctgttaggggagtaccattggtttttatctgcggatcctattgtacgggagaggtggtaaaacgaaggtgatcttctttaatcagttgattctcataggggagaagcaagagatatgggcttctcaacaggaaatgtggttgtacaaatgaagatggaactacttgaagatatgttcagtctagaggaacatctacttggaatctggaaaatgttaaatctagtccagaacttttctactatttactttgcatgtatgtttatatctttttcttatttgttagttgagttatcctctaggtatttgtgtgttattgtctaacaaacaaatagggggagattgtaagtcatatgtcatagcctatttgtatattcgaggattcaactcaactcaaataagaatgtaataagtaaatagtggatcgaccgtcagagagatctcgcaaagtaatatctgtcaaaggattcagaaacaaggttcatctacagacttgaggagttaattcactggaagaagttcaagaagttgatcatgcctcagtgatataaatcaagatcgtggatttaatcaagtgacagagatctcgtcagagtatcattaattacaaggatttaatctgaagaaaatcaaagcgtcaaagtcaagacatgaagaaacgtcacggaagttagtcactcatgaaccagacagtacatcgagtgtcaacgttgaagtggtggaattgattcataattttcagtgattttcagaagatttgcagaagaatggttgctgctcaagactagaattaattctctattaattaattaagtcatctaatttaattaagaaaataaattatatctgcgaagaataatttatttattaattgaattaattaattaattaattctgaattaattctaggaattttcagaagtttaattggattaaattcaagcattaaatcagcaagacaattgaaaatgaactagcatgacaatcaggattgtcataccgattgtcatgctaggccatattcaattgtcacaccgaaagttactctaggaggatgattgtcttgctagttcattctgattgtcatgctagttcattcagattgtcttgctagttcattcaattgtctcaccgaaagtcttgccagctataggattgtcatgccaagtcaattctattcgtttgttgatttaaaaagaagcagagaagcagcaacttattattaagaacacagaagtcaagaaacaaggcagaaaagaaaatcaagaagaaatatttcatcttttcatctgcatacttcaagattaaatttctagattgtaaagttaaatccaatccactagaaatctttatcttgctcttgtgtatcaatctagcggattaaaatccctagaacttaatctcaaatcgcgtttagcatttgattctaattattgcaaaaatagaaaaagttcatgtcgaatttattctagatttgtgataattgatttgagattaataccttgtaatcgatacagttgttgtaacacctttcaagtttaataatatttttatttaacttgaattttgtttcacattttttattccgcatttaattcgattattcggtactgtttgtattcaacccccccttctacaaacacattgggacctaacagaaaCTCACGCTACTGAGACCCCTGTTTTGATGTTGGGGAATGTTTCGAGGATCCGTAGTGTGGAAGAAGTTGGGGTGAATCATGTAGAAGGGATCATGCAGAAGGAGGTTAACGGAGAAAAGTTAGAAGGAAGAAATGAGATTTTACAAAGTCTCGAAAGTGGCCTCAaggttgatgctcctcaaaaagaggacgcgcccttgaagaatgaaaatgaaattgaggttgatgctcctcggAACAAGGACGCGCCCTACATATTTGCAGTGCACAAAGCCACGCCTTATCCTGAGGTAGATGCTCCCACACATGGGGACGCGCCCTTGGATGCAAGAATGGAGGTCGAGGACCCCCGAAACTTTGATTTTGATCtggatcccaggatccctatgccTGCCAAGAAAATGATGCcggccgaagacacaatatctatTCCGGTCGACAAAGATGACCCAAGCAAGGTTTTGAAGGTGGGATCTCAGCTAAGTGATGAAATGAGGGAAATCCTTACCCATTTCTTGATTACAAATCTTGATGTCTTCACATGGAGTCATTCAGACATGGTGGGAATCGACCCAGGGATAATGTGTCATCGGTTGAACATCTTCCCTAATTGTACGGGCATACGATAAAAGCGTCGCCCGGTGTGTGGGGAAAGGGTGATAGCATTAAAAGAAGAGGTAGACCGACTGTTAGAAGTGGGGTTGATCAAAGAGTCCTTCTACCCCGAGTGGCTCGCAAACCCAGTGCTTGTGAAAAAGTCGAACGGGAAGTGGAGGACGTGTGTAGATTTTACAGATCTCAACAAGGCCTGTCCAA is a genomic window containing:
- the LOC141714148 gene encoding uncharacterized protein LOC141714148, with the translated sequence MNVHRVFLDNGSSANILYYSTYKKLGFPDSDIYFEDAHVYGFTGEAVRVMGSVRLPVTLGEGALSVTQMTDFKVLDQDSAQNVLVGRPWLRAFRMITSIHHLMIKFPTPNGVGSLKGSQYESHDCYHKAVKEFRRRRYEGKCLPFEDVEDIQTKPSGEVHAHYLWKVRRKKKL